The following are from one region of the Stanieria sp. NIES-3757 genome:
- a CDS encoding putative transposase translates to MVTPRREASSTVSFIDHYCQAYQELFSDVRNYEAFKLIHLGMLSEIPRKSLPKIARAVGLKDSQGLNYFLSEAHWNVEKIREIRLWLTKLLIGERKITLCIDETGDVKKGKTTDYVARQYIGNLGKTKNGIVSVNAYAVVEGITYPLLFKIFKPNKCLKAEDTYKTKPQLAVEIIKELQKWNFNIKLILADSLYGESGDVITVLEQLNLEYIVAIRSNHKVWMFGDEKKKYNRWQAYQQKLSRKKSETRYIREIIFGTRKHIRFYQISKQDDKNPEPKDTWFIMTNKKGKIATTIASEYSLRNWIEYAFKQVKNELGWADFRVTDYHGIERWWELIMSTYFLVSLQANYFQLETIVPDANSQVSTLKSVSSFPFSNHQAWDSGAGWKSSLNNLRLIIQPLIFFSLIQPWLSVFPNQHLQLGFSKLINIMNRFRGSPFPQSQFLEYSFSVAC, encoded by the coding sequence ATGGTGACACCACGAAGAGAAGCATCATCAACAGTGAGTTTTATCGATCACTATTGTCAAGCCTACCAAGAGCTATTCTCTGATGTGAGAAATTATGAAGCATTCAAATTAATACATTTAGGAATGCTATCAGAAATACCTAGAAAGTCGCTACCAAAGATAGCAAGAGCGGTAGGATTAAAAGATAGTCAAGGATTAAATTATTTTCTATCTGAAGCTCATTGGAATGTAGAAAAAATACGAGAAATTAGATTATGGTTGACTAAATTATTGATTGGAGAAAGAAAAATAACTCTTTGTATTGATGAAACAGGAGATGTCAAGAAAGGAAAAACAACTGATTATGTAGCCAGACAGTATATTGGTAATTTAGGAAAGACAAAAAATGGAATTGTGTCGGTTAATGCTTATGCAGTAGTAGAGGGAATAACATACCCTTTACTTTTTAAAATATTTAAGCCGAACAAATGCCTCAAAGCAGAAGATACATATAAAACCAAACCACAACTAGCTGTAGAAATAATCAAGGAATTACAAAAATGGAACTTTAACATCAAGTTAATATTAGCTGATAGTTTGTATGGAGAAAGTGGAGATGTAATTACAGTTTTGGAGCAATTGAATCTGGAGTATATTGTGGCAATTCGCTCTAACCATAAGGTTTGGATGTTCGGCGATGAGAAAAAAAAATATAATCGATGGCAAGCTTATCAACAAAAATTATCTCGAAAGAAGAGCGAAACTAGATACATTAGAGAAATTATTTTTGGCACAAGAAAACATATTCGTTTCTATCAAATAAGTAAACAAGACGACAAAAACCCTGAACCAAAAGATACTTGGTTTATTATGACGAATAAAAAAGGCAAAATTGCCACCACAATTGCTTCAGAATATAGTTTGAGAAACTGGATTGAATATGCGTTTAAACAAGTCAAAAATGAACTTGGTTGGGCAGATTTTCGAGTTACAGATTATCACGGTATAGAACGCTGGTGGGAATTAATTATGAGTACTTATTTTTTAGTAAGTCTTCAAGCTAATTATTTTCAATTAGAGACGATTGTTCCCGATGCCAATTCTCAAGTCTCTACTCTTAAATCAGTTTCTTCTTTTCCTTTCTCTAATCATCAGGCGTGGGATTCTGGTGCTGGTTGGAAAAGTTCTTTAAATAACTTGCGCTTAATTATTCAACCATTAATCTTTTTCTCTCTTATTCAACCTTGGCTATCCGTATTTCCTAATCAACATCTTCAACTTGGTTTTTCTAAGTTAATCAACATTATGAATCGCTTTCGTGGTTCTCCTTTTCCTCAAAGTCAATTTTTAGAGTATTCGTTCTCTGTTGCTTGCTAA
- a CDS encoding transport-associated — MKKLSALLLGSVLMFGVAACGDGEKTSTEAPNNVNENVQNPQKVEETKEDAASQVRRDQLNSDIRAREQRNDITGDQTVRDDDDLASEVRSKLEANIPRSKLTVEAEDGNVVVAGTVPSQDEYSKIEPLSKEILGVKAVKVDAKVVPATEKQ, encoded by the coding sequence ATGAAAAAACTTAGTGCTTTATTATTAGGTAGTGTTTTAATGTTTGGTGTTGCTGCGTGTGGTGACGGAGAAAAAACCAGTACTGAAGCTCCTAACAATGTTAATGAAAATGTACAAAATCCTCAAAAAGTTGAGGAAACTAAAGAAGACGCTGCTAGTCAAGTTCGTCGAGATCAACTTAACTCAGATATTCGAGCGCGTGAACAACGCAACGATATAACAGGCGACCAAACTGTTAGAGATGATGACGATCTTGCAAGTGAAGTTAGATCTAAATTAGAGGCCAATATTCCTCGTTCTAAACTAACAGTAGAGGCAGAAGACGGTAACGTTGTAGTTGCTGGTACGGTTCCTAGTCAGGATGAATACAGCAAAATTGAACCTTTATCTAAAGAAATTTTAGGTGTCAAAGCAGTTAAGGTGGATGCTAAAGTTGTTCCTGCTACGGAAAAACAATAA
- a CDS encoding signal transduction histidine kinase, with translation MTTTYSDNRIYKRIVGLFYSRDEAEAAVRDLRDSGFNMNRVSVIAKDTNPIAGTEKTRDIGNKADEGAATGALTGGALGGITGLLVGLGLLAIPGIGPILLAGAEATAIATTLAGVGIGAAAGGLVGALVGLGIPEEKAKIYSDRVAGGSFLVMVNAPETEIGYAEAIMRRHGVEELEIYDSVASAPRTTTTDVYHPVSGIEPRVSEPVVNSTPHVVNMIEPGVGESVITYIPHPVSGIEPRVNEPVVTPTPHPVSDIEPRVGESVLTPVPHPISDIEPRIDKPPLTHTTGVSQPEALENVKLYEERLIINKERAKAGEIAVGKTVETEVANISIPVEKEKVIIERHRNPNVQPVSPNQVAFSEGEVARVDVYEETADIEKQAFVREEVTIRKEVAQDTIKARETIRHEELEVDVNKQPIINKDL, from the coding sequence ATGACTACTACCTACTCAGATAATCGTATATACAAACGTATAGTTGGTTTATTTTATAGTCGAGATGAAGCCGAAGCAGCCGTTCGTGATTTGAGAGATAGCGGTTTTAATATGAATAGAGTTTCGGTAATCGCTAAAGATACTAATCCGATCGCAGGAACAGAAAAAACCAGAGATATAGGTAATAAAGCTGATGAAGGAGCTGCTACTGGTGCCTTAACTGGTGGTGCTTTAGGTGGAATAACTGGTTTATTAGTAGGTTTAGGATTATTAGCTATCCCTGGAATTGGTCCAATTTTATTAGCAGGTGCAGAAGCTACAGCGATCGCGACTACTCTAGCAGGTGTGGGTATTGGTGCTGCTGCGGGTGGATTAGTTGGAGCTTTGGTTGGATTAGGAATTCCTGAAGAAAAAGCCAAAATTTATAGCGATCGCGTTGCTGGTGGTAGCTTTTTAGTAATGGTTAATGCCCCAGAAACAGAGATTGGATATGCTGAAGCAATCATGCGTCGTCATGGAGTAGAAGAATTAGAAATTTATGATTCAGTAGCATCTGCACCAAGAACTACTACTACCGATGTTTATCATCCTGTCAGTGGTATTGAACCGCGAGTAAGCGAACCTGTAGTGAACTCTACACCTCATGTGGTTAATATGATCGAACCTGGTGTAGGCGAATCTGTAATTACCTATATACCTCATCCTGTTAGTGGCATTGAACCAAGAGTAAATGAACCTGTAGTAACTCCTACACCTCATCCTGTCAGCGACATTGAACCAAGAGTAGGTGAATCTGTACTAACTCCTGTGCCTCATCCTATTAGTGACATTGAACCGAGAATAGATAAACCTCCTTTAACTCATACTACTGGAGTATCACAACCAGAAGCTCTAGAAAATGTGAAATTGTACGAAGAACGTTTAATCATTAATAAAGAGCGTGCTAAAGCTGGAGAAATTGCCGTTGGCAAAACAGTTGAAACAGAGGTAGCCAATATTTCTATTCCAGTTGAAAAAGAAAAAGTAATCATTGAACGCCATCGTAATCCTAATGTTCAACCAGTTTCCCCCAATCAAGTTGCTTTTTCTGAAGGAGAAGTTGCACGGGTAGATGTGTATGAAGAAACAGCGGACATTGAAAAACAAGCCTTTGTTCGTGAAGAAGTAACTATTCGGAAAGAAGTTGCACAAGACACTATCAAAGCTCGAGAAACTATTCGTCATGAAGAACTAGAAGTTGATGTTAATAAACAACCCATTATTAATAAAGACCTCTAA
- a CDS encoding CP12 polypeptide codes for MLRAKDIMTKDVVTISGSATVAEAVKLMKEKELRALIVEPRSDRDPYGIVTETDIVYKVAAYGHEPKKMRVYEIMTKPCITVDPNLGVEYVARLFANTRTRRAPVIEGKLLGIISVSDILKKGDFVEKPRPLYIEDRIEAAREEARAICAEKGATSPECAAAWDVVEEIQAAAADLRLAKQGTNSFQEYCQENPDALEARIYED; via the coding sequence ATGCTTAGAGCAAAAGACATCATGACTAAGGATGTAGTTACCATTAGTGGTTCAGCTACAGTAGCCGAAGCAGTCAAACTGATGAAAGAAAAAGAACTGCGAGCTTTAATCGTTGAACCCAGAAGCGATCGCGATCCTTATGGCATTGTTACCGAAACGGATATTGTCTACAAGGTGGCTGCTTATGGACATGAACCCAAAAAAATGCGGGTTTACGAAATTATGACCAAACCTTGTATTACTGTCGATCCTAATTTGGGAGTTGAATATGTAGCTAGGTTATTTGCCAATACTCGCACTCGTCGCGCACCTGTAATTGAAGGCAAATTATTAGGAATTATCTCTGTCAGCGATATTCTCAAAAAAGGCGATTTTGTCGAAAAACCCAGACCATTATACATTGAAGACCGCATCGAAGCTGCTCGTGAAGAAGCTCGCGCTATCTGTGCAGAAAAAGGAGCTACATCGCCCGAATGTGCAGCAGCTTGGGATGTTGTCGAAGAGATTCAAGCAGCAGCAGCAGATCTTCGCCTAGCTAAACAAGGTACTAATTCTTTTCAAGAATATTGTCAAGAAAATCCTGATGCTTTAGAAGCCAGAATTTATGAAGATTAG